The Vibrio sp. NTOU-M3 genomic sequence AAGCGCGCGTTATATAAGTCGATGGGGCACAGTGATGAGGCGTTGAGAAAGCCTATTATCGCGGTGGTGAATAGCTACACCAATGCAACTGCGGGTCATGCCAATCTTGATGTGGTTGGTGCTGAAGTTATTCGTGGTATCGAAGAGGCGGGTGGCACCGCGATGACGTTTGGCACCATCGCACCATGCGATGGCATTGCTGAAGGGCACCTTGGTATGCGTTATATCTTGGCTGGTAGAGAAATTATCGCAGCCTCTATTGAGATTATGGTTCGAGCGCATAACTTTGATGCCATGGTTTTGCTTGGGTCTTGCGACAAAATTGTACCGGGTATGTTAATGGCGGCAGCAAGGTTAGATATCCCAGCAATTTTAGTTAATGGCGGACCAATGTATCCAGCAGAATACAAAGGTAAACATTGGGATGGCAATATTGTCACTGAAGCTATTGGTTGGAAAAAACAAGGGCAGATCGATGAAGATGAATTTCGCAAGATAGAAGATTTAGCCGAACCGACAATTGGCTCATGCACAATGTACGGTACTGCAAACACCATGTGTTGCTTATCAGAATCTTTAGGAATGACCCTGCCACAAACATCGACAATTCCGGCGATTCACCCCGAACGCTTGGAGGTTGGGCATCGAAGTGGCCAACGCATTGTTGAAATGGTTCATGAAGGATTGAATGCGCGTCAGATCATCAATCAAAAATCGATTCATAATGCTATTTGTACGTTGCTTGCAACTGGTGGGTCTACGAATGCCATTATTCATCTGCAAGCGATTCATTATGAAGCAGGATTAGGGGAACTCGACTTAACGGTTTTTGATGAGATGAGTCGAAAAGTACCACTTGTTGCAGCGATCTATCCCGCTTCTGAGTATGACATGGTGGATTTTTATGAAGCAGGAGGCATTGCGGCGGTAGAAAAAGAGTTGCTGCCCTTATTACATGGTGATGCACTGACCGTTTCAGGATTAAAAGCACACTGTTTGGAGCAAGTGCCGCATTCCACGAACCGAAATTTGATTAAGTCGCTTAAAGAGCCTTTTATGCACCAAGCAGGTGTCGGGGTGTTACGTGGTAACTTGTCTTTGTTAGGTTCTGTTGCTAAACCAGCCGCGGTCCCTGAAAGCATGCATCAATTTACTGGTGAGGCAGTAGTATTTGACTCAGAGCAAACGGCAATCGACGCCATCATTGCCAATGAGATTAAAGCGGGCTCGGTAGTGGTGATCCGTTATGAAGGAACTACGGGTGGTCCTGGACTGCCAGAAATGTATAAACCGATGAAGCTTCTTGAGGGAATGGGGTTATCGGAGAGTTGTGCACTGATCACTGACGGGCGTTTTTCTGGGTCGAATCGTGGCTTGTTTGTTGGGCATATTTCTCCAGAAGCTTATGAAGGCGGCCTAATTGCACTGGTTGAAAATGGAGATTTGATTTCGTTGGATCTAGACAAGAGAGAGATCAACCTATTGGTTGATGACGATGTGATCGAATTAAGGCGATCGCAATGGACGCCGCTCCATAAAACGGTGCCGTCCGGCTTCTTACAACTTTATCGTCAACGCGTGTCTTCCGCTGCAAAAGGAGCAATGTTGAAATGACCCAAGCACACGAAATATTTGGTATCAACCCAATAGTGGCAATGCCATTCGACAATGAAGGTAGGGTTGATCTCACAAGCTTCAAGCAATTAGTTACACATTTGCTTACGACGGGCTGTCACGGTATGACCTTATTTGGTATCGCTAGTGAATTTTACAAGTTAAGCGATGCGGAAAAACATCAATTAGCTCAAGTGTTTTGTAACCTGACAGCAGATAGCTCGGTATACAGTTGTATTTCTGTGACCCAACATTCGACTACCTTAGCAGTACAGCAAGCTCGGCAATACCAAGAAATGGGCGCTGATTCTTTGATGCTATTGCCTCCATTTTTCCTCAATCCTAGCAATGAGCAAGTGATCCACCATATCCAGTCAGTATTGCAAGCTGTCGATATTCCCGTGTTGGTTCAATATGCACCCAACGAAACCGGAGTGCCAATTACTGCTGAACAAATGACTTTGATTACGGAAGGAAATGATAACGCCGTATTCAAAATTGAGTGTAACCCACCAGTGGATTACACGCGCGCTTTACTCTCATTTAAACCAGATGCCGTTGTGATGAACGGGTATGCAGGTTTGTACATGTTGGAGATGCTTAACAATGGCGGCAAGGGGGTAATGCCTGGTTGCTCATTTGTGGAAGTGTATTTGGCAATTTATGAGCATTGGGTTGTGGGAGATTTTGTTCGTGCCAAAGAGTTACACGACCAACTCATGCCTTACATTTCAAAATGGATGAGCCATTGTGAGTATATTATCGCTGTTGAAAAAGCGATATTGAAGCGAAGAGGGATAATTTTGAGTGATCACTGTCGTCATCCAGATTTTGCGCTAAGCAATGAAGATAGAGATGACATAGAACGATTCCTCGTTCAGTTTGATAACTATTTGACCAAAAGATAAGTCACATCGATATCCAAGTCAGCAGACGGTAAATTCTCAAATTCGTGCAGTATTTGTTGATGACAAGTTGTTATCATGTGCGCACGTTGGCTTAAGCTAAAAATTTGCCGGGATAAATGATGTACAAAGGTAAGATCACAGAGTGGAATGACGAACGAGGCTTTGGCTTTATTACTGCGTCAGACAGTAACCTCAAAGCATTCGTACACGCATCAGCGTTCAAGAACACACACTGCAGACCACAACGAAACGATAAAGTTAGGTTTGATATAGAGCAAGATGAAGAAGGCAGAGTAAACGCGGTTAATGCATCAATGGTGGGCTTGGCGGGCATGCCATCTAAGCTGATTTTTGCTGCGATATTTTTACTGTGTGTTACGGCAACTGTTTTGCTCGACAAGAACAACATGTGGTTAGCTGGTGCATACTGGTTGATGAGTATTGTGACTTACATTTTGTTTGCGTTGGATAAGAAGGCCGCTAAGAAAGGCGAATGGCGCACGACAGAAAAGCGTTTGTTAGTGTCATCATTTTTATGTGGTTGGCCGGGCGCGCTGTTTGCACAGCATATCACGCGACACAAAACCCAGAAACAACCATTTAAAGCCTTACTGTGGATTGGCATCATTCTCAATGTCACAATTTATGCCTTGCTATTTACGCCATTTGGTCAATGGCTTGCAGCGAATTATCTGTGATAATAACGGCGACCACTATGGTCGCCGTTGTTTTAAGTTAACGACCTCGACCATCTACCATAACAATCAGTGTTTTAGTGATTATCGCCAGATCCATCATGATCCAGCTTTTCAATGAACTTAGTGACAACGCGTAGCTGTGGTCAAATCCCACCTTTCTTCGCACATCATCTATGCACGTATCATAACCTTGATTTACTTGAGCTAGCCCCGTGATTCCGGGCATTACGCCATAGGTTCTGTCTGCAAAATAGGGGATGGCCGCTTCTAATTTATGGTAAAAACCAGGGCGTTCTGGACGTGGACCAATTAACGACATTTCTCCTTTTACGACGTTAATCAGTTGGGGAATCTCATCCAAACGCGTTTTACGTAAGAAACGGCCAACTGGGGTGATGCGAGGATCATTCTCTGTTGCCCAAACGGCACCAGACCGAGACTCAGCATCCTGATACATGGTTCGGAACTTGATGATTTCAAAAAACATCATTTTTTCTGGAGTGGATTTCCCAACACGAAGCTGTTTATAAAATACAGGGCCTGTTGAACTCGCTTTAATCGCAAAGGCGATGAACGGCAGCAATGGAGATAGGACCAATAAACCACAAATTGCACCGAATAAGTCAAATAACCTTTTGGCAAGCCAGATTGATATTTGGGTTGATTTGTTTGCACTCATCGTAAGCTCCTTAACGATTGACTCGTGACCATTTACCGGATTCAAATCCCATCAGATATCTCAATCCACCAATCAGATTGGCGTAATGACCTGCGATTAGATAGGCAACTAATTGGCATGCTTTGTAATTGAAAACTTGGGGGAATAAAAAACTGACTAACGCGGTAGCATAGATAATGATTTGCAGCATTAATGCAGCCATAAAGAGTGGTTGCTCCATTAGGGCTACCGAACAGAACAAGCAAGCCAGCATTAAATAAGGGGTCATAAGCCTTAACCCTTTACCTGAGAAAAATGCGAAGGCAACCCCTCGATATCTAGGCAAAAATAACTTAGCTAGATGTATTGCTTGTTGCATGTTGCCAGCAGAGATGCGTAAACGCCGCTTAAAATCATTATTTTGACTTGTGGTTTCCAGTTCTA encodes the following:
- a CDS encoding dihydrodipicolinate synthase family protein; translated protein: MTQAHEIFGINPIVAMPFDNEGRVDLTSFKQLVTHLLTTGCHGMTLFGIASEFYKLSDAEKHQLAQVFCNLTADSSVYSCISVTQHSTTLAVQQARQYQEMGADSLMLLPPFFLNPSNEQVIHHIQSVLQAVDIPVLVQYAPNETGVPITAEQMTLITEGNDNAVFKIECNPPVDYTRALLSFKPDAVVMNGYAGLYMLEMLNNGGKGVMPGCSFVEVYLAIYEHWVVGDFVRAKELHDQLMPYISKWMSHCEYIIAVEKAILKRRGIILSDHCRHPDFALSNEDRDDIERFLVQFDNYLTKR
- the ilvD gene encoding dihydroxy-acid dehydratase, whose translation is MADCGSCGSCGGCATHHNKILKTDDGALKRALYKSMGHSDEALRKPIIAVVNSYTNATAGHANLDVVGAEVIRGIEEAGGTAMTFGTIAPCDGIAEGHLGMRYILAGREIIAASIEIMVRAHNFDAMVLLGSCDKIVPGMLMAAARLDIPAILVNGGPMYPAEYKGKHWDGNIVTEAIGWKKQGQIDEDEFRKIEDLAEPTIGSCTMYGTANTMCCLSESLGMTLPQTSTIPAIHPERLEVGHRSGQRIVEMVHEGLNARQIINQKSIHNAICTLLATGGSTNAIIHLQAIHYEAGLGELDLTVFDEMSRKVPLVAAIYPASEYDMVDFYEAGGIAAVEKELLPLLHGDALTVSGLKAHCLEQVPHSTNRNLIKSLKEPFMHQAGVGVLRGNLSLLGSVAKPAAVPESMHQFTGEAVVFDSEQTAIDAIIANEIKAGSVVVIRYEGTTGGPGLPEMYKPMKLLEGMGLSESCALITDGRFSGSNRGLFVGHISPEAYEGGLIALVENGDLISLDLDKREINLLVDDDVIELRRSQWTPLHKTVPSGFLQLYRQRVSSAAKGAMLK
- a CDS encoding sugar transferase is translated as MSANKSTQISIWLAKRLFDLFGAICGLLVLSPLLPFIAFAIKASSTGPVFYKQLRVGKSTPEKMMFFEIIKFRTMYQDAESRSGAVWATENDPRITPVGRFLRKTRLDEIPQLINVVKGEMSLIGPRPERPGFYHKLEAAIPYFADRTYGVMPGITGLAQVNQGYDTCIDDVRRKVGFDHSYALSLSSLKSWIMMDLAIITKTLIVMVDGRGR
- a CDS encoding DUF1294 domain-containing protein — translated: MMYKGKITEWNDERGFGFITASDSNLKAFVHASAFKNTHCRPQRNDKVRFDIEQDEEGRVNAVNASMVGLAGMPSKLIFAAIFLLCVTATVLLDKNNMWLAGAYWLMSIVTYILFALDKKAAKKGEWRTTEKRLLVSSFLCGWPGALFAQHITRHKTQKQPFKALLWIGIILNVTIYALLFTPFGQWLAANYL